The following are encoded in a window of Amycolatopsis lexingtonensis genomic DNA:
- a CDS encoding ATP-dependent helicase, with product MRTPVPDAPTFTWDEGARRVLSAPGGFRRVLGGPGTGKTSLLASAATRRIAEGVDPESVLVLTTSRKSADALRADVTRRLTADPDQARPLPRTVREPLVRTVHSYAYSLLRLEAMAGELPPPRLLAGAEQDVVVRELLAGDLDEGAEYWPEPLRPALIVPGFAEELRDLLMRAAERGLGPEDLAELGRRRGREEWIAAGQFWAQYEEVTQLQGAGGNALGVASAPALDAAELVTSALLALEDDDELRERERTRVRHLFVDDAHHLDPLQTSLVRMIGHTAAEFVVAGDPDQNVFSFRGADASLFADADPDGSRTVTLTTSHRLAPAVRLAVAKIGATLPGASPHRKIVPPKGATGGNVRVRVMPTPAAEASWIADQLRRAHLVDGVPWSEIAVLVRSPARTFLVLQRALRAAGVPIGSATEELPLAKQPAVRPLLAVLKLAPAPELLDVDLAEMLLSSALGGADPLALRRVRRGLRRLELAGGGQRSSDELLVEALRGGDILAGLADAEAEPVRRVGGLLRVTHQAVARGDGVEQVLWQLWTESGLQDKLLKQVERGGSLAAQADRDLDAVVALFDAAGRYVDRLPRAGVASFADYLGAQRIAGDTLAPAAVPGDGVSLLTAHAAAGREWTVVAVAGVQEGAWPDLRLRGSVLGVERLKDLMAGVDDDAVSQTAPILAEERRLFYLAMSRAKQTLLVTAVSGEDEQPSRFLDDLEENGADDGGLDSRMKPPGRSLVLAELVGELREVVCDDKAEPARRRRAAKQLARLADAKVPGAHPSTWYGLLPASTDEPVHPPGDLIRISPSTVEILTKCPLRWMIERHGGSDPAQLAAVTGTLVHGLAEAVSSGRTDAELQAALDDAWVRVDAGAPWFSRRERRRVEQMLQNFVTWLERSRAELKEAGVEQDIEVELPAGGADEVRVLLRGRVDRVELDADGRPVIVDIKTGKVPVSGADAEAHPQLAAYQLAVLLGAIKGSNEPGGAKLVYVAKANNKTGATERSQPPLDEVGGKQWLELVRDAAASAAGPDYQAQENPDCDRCPARGCCPLRPEGRQVPGP from the coding sequence GTGCGCACGCCGGTCCCCGACGCACCCACGTTCACCTGGGACGAAGGCGCGCGGCGGGTGCTCTCCGCGCCCGGCGGCTTCCGGCGCGTGCTCGGCGGCCCCGGCACCGGCAAGACGTCGCTGCTCGCCTCGGCCGCCACCCGCCGCATCGCCGAGGGCGTGGACCCGGAGAGCGTGCTCGTGCTCACCACGTCCCGCAAATCCGCGGACGCCCTGCGCGCCGACGTCACCCGCCGCCTCACCGCGGACCCGGACCAGGCGCGGCCGCTGCCCCGGACCGTCCGCGAACCGCTCGTGCGCACCGTGCACTCCTACGCCTACTCGCTGCTGCGGCTGGAAGCGATGGCGGGCGAGCTCCCGCCGCCGCGGCTGCTCGCGGGCGCCGAGCAGGACGTCGTCGTGCGCGAGCTGCTGGCCGGCGACCTCGACGAGGGCGCCGAGTACTGGCCGGAGCCGCTGCGGCCCGCCCTGATCGTCCCCGGCTTCGCCGAAGAGCTGCGCGACCTGCTGATGCGCGCGGCCGAACGCGGGCTCGGCCCGGAGGACCTCGCCGAGCTGGGCCGCCGCCGCGGCCGCGAAGAATGGATCGCCGCCGGGCAGTTCTGGGCGCAGTACGAAGAGGTCACGCAGCTGCAGGGCGCGGGCGGCAACGCGCTCGGCGTCGCGAGCGCGCCCGCGCTGGACGCCGCCGAGCTGGTCACCTCCGCGCTGCTCGCCCTCGAGGACGACGACGAGCTGCGCGAACGCGAGCGCACCCGCGTGCGGCACCTGTTCGTCGACGACGCCCACCACCTCGACCCGCTGCAGACCAGCCTGGTCCGGATGATCGGGCACACCGCGGCCGAGTTCGTCGTGGCGGGCGACCCGGACCAGAACGTGTTCTCCTTCCGCGGCGCGGACGCGAGCCTGTTCGCCGACGCCGACCCGGACGGCAGCCGGACCGTCACGCTCACGACGTCGCACCGGCTCGCCCCGGCCGTGCGCCTGGCGGTGGCGAAGATCGGCGCGACGCTGCCGGGCGCGTCGCCGCACCGCAAGATCGTCCCGCCGAAGGGCGCCACCGGCGGGAACGTGCGCGTCCGCGTGATGCCGACCCCCGCCGCCGAGGCGAGCTGGATCGCCGACCAGCTGCGCCGCGCGCACCTCGTCGACGGCGTGCCGTGGTCGGAGATCGCGGTACTCGTCCGCTCGCCGGCCCGGACTTTCCTGGTGCTGCAACGGGCCTTGCGCGCCGCCGGCGTCCCGATCGGCTCGGCGACGGAGGAGCTGCCGCTGGCGAAGCAGCCCGCGGTGCGGCCGTTGCTGGCCGTGCTGAAGCTCGCGCCCGCGCCCGAGCTCCTCGACGTCGACCTCGCGGAGATGCTGCTGTCCTCGGCGCTCGGCGGCGCGGACCCGCTGGCGCTGCGGCGGGTGCGGCGCGGCCTGCGCCGGCTCGAGCTGGCCGGTGGCGGGCAGCGCTCGAGCGACGAACTGCTCGTGGAAGCGTTGCGCGGCGGGGACATCCTCGCCGGGCTGGCCGACGCCGAGGCCGAGCCGGTGCGGCGCGTCGGCGGCTTGCTGCGCGTCACGCACCAGGCCGTGGCCCGCGGCGACGGCGTCGAGCAGGTGCTGTGGCAGCTGTGGACCGAAAGCGGGCTGCAGGACAAGCTGCTGAAGCAGGTCGAACGCGGCGGATCGCTGGCCGCGCAAGCCGATCGCGACCTCGACGCCGTGGTCGCGCTGTTCGACGCGGCCGGCCGGTACGTCGACCGACTGCCGCGCGCGGGTGTCGCGTCCTTCGCCGATTACCTTGGTGCGCAACGGATCGCGGGCGACACGCTGGCTCCGGCGGCGGTGCCCGGCGACGGCGTCTCGCTGCTCACCGCGCACGCGGCCGCCGGTCGCGAGTGGACGGTCGTCGCCGTCGCGGGCGTCCAGGAAGGCGCGTGGCCGGACCTCCGGCTGCGGGGATCCGTGCTGGGCGTGGAACGGCTCAAGGACCTGATGGCCGGCGTCGACGACGACGCCGTGTCCCAGACCGCGCCGATCCTCGCCGAGGAACGGCGCCTGTTCTACCTCGCGATGAGCCGCGCGAAGCAGACGCTGCTGGTCACCGCGGTTTCCGGCGAGGACGAGCAGCCGTCGCGCTTCCTCGACGACCTCGAGGAGAACGGCGCCGACGACGGCGGCCTCGACTCGCGGATGAAGCCGCCGGGCCGGTCGCTGGTGCTGGCCGAGCTGGTGGGGGAGCTGCGCGAGGTCGTCTGCGACGACAAGGCGGAGCCCGCGCGCCGGCGTCGGGCGGCGAAACAGCTGGCGCGCTTGGCCGACGCGAAGGTACCGGGCGCGCACCCGAGCACGTGGTACGGCCTGCTCCCGGCGTCCACCGACGAGCCGGTGCACCCGCCGGGCGACCTGATCCGGATCTCACCGTCCACAGTGGAAATCCTGACCAAGTGCCCGCTGCGATGGATGATCGAGCGGCACGGCGGCAGCGATCCGGCGCAGCTGGCCGCGGTGACCGGGACTCTGGTGCACGGGCTGGCGGAGGCGGTCTCGTCTGGTCGCACCGACGCGGAGCTCCAGGCCGCTTTGGACGACGCGTGGGTGCGGGTCGACGCCGGGGCGCCGTGGTTCTCCCGGCGCGAACGGCGGCGCGTCGAGCAGATGCTGCAGAACTTCGTGACCTGGCTGGAGCGCAGCCGGGCGGAGCTGAAGGAAGCCGGGGTCGAGCAGGACATCGAGGTCGAGCTGCCGGCCGGCGGCGCGGACGAGGTCCGCGTGCTGCTGCGCGGGCGCGTCGACCGGGTCGAGCTGGACGCCGACGGGCGGCCGGTGATCGTCGACATCAAGACCGGCAAGGTGCCGGTTTCCGGCGCGGACGCCGAGGCACACCCGCAGCTGGCGGCCTACCAGCTGGCGGTGCTGCTGGGCGCGATCAAGGGCAGCAACGAACCCGGCGGCGCGAAGCTGGTTTACGTCGCCAAGGCGAACAACAAGACGGGGGCCACCGAGCGGTCCCAGCCGCCGCTGGACGAGGTCGGCGGCAAGCAGTGGCTGGAACTGGTCCGCGACGCCGCGGCTTCGGCCGCCGGGCCGGACTACCAGGCGCAGGAGAACCCGGACTGCGACCGCTGCCCGGCCCGCGGCTGCTGCCCGCTGCGCCCCGAAGGCCGACAAGTACCAGGCCCGTGA
- a CDS encoding MGMT family protein, which produces MDDVLHERVREIIESVPAGSVATYGDIAALAGAPSPRMVGAILAEDGHDLPWHRILRANGTPAPHLVHDQLERLRAEGVLADGQRVDLRKYRWKHGGDEDPGPEGLF; this is translated from the coding sequence ATGGACGACGTTCTGCACGAGCGCGTGCGGGAGATCATCGAGTCGGTGCCGGCCGGCTCGGTGGCGACGTACGGCGACATCGCGGCGCTCGCCGGCGCGCCTTCGCCGCGGATGGTGGGCGCCATCCTCGCCGAGGACGGGCACGACCTGCCGTGGCACCGGATCCTGCGCGCGAACGGGACCCCGGCGCCCCACCTGGTCCACGACCAGCTGGAGCGGCTGCGGGCGGAAGGGGTGCTGGCCGACGGTCAGCGCGTGGACCTGCGGAAGTACCGCTGGAAGCACGGAGGTGACGAGGATCCCGGTCCGGAAGGGCTGTTCTGA
- a CDS encoding ATP-dependent helicase: MSPLVVANPVEPAELADALGLHRPTPEQATVIAAPVEPSLVVAGAGAGKTETMAARVVWLVANGIVSPDRVLGLTFTRKAARQLGERVRARLRRLAGSGLLDRLDPTGGLRSTVVAGEPTVLTYHAYAGRMLSEHGLRLPVQPGVRLLSETSSWQIAHRVVSTWDNELDTDRVPPTVTADLLALAGELGEHLISTEQLAEYTQWLCRVIETAPRAKGQRAALPQKLTEIMAAQHFRLALLPLVEEYHRRKRNEGALDFADQMSLAAQLASGYPSVVRGERERYGAVLLDEYQDTGHAQRVLLRALFGGVENPPMPVTAVGDPAQAIYGWRGASAANLPRFTTDFPRFDGERLVPAHEFGLLTSFRNPPEILDLANAIAEPLRARGLGVERLRARDGAGAADIACALLPDIRAEREWVADALARRWYAHQEQTGKPPTAAVLVRRRADMAPIAAELRARGLPVEVVGLGGLLDEPEVADLVSTLKVLADPLSGSAAARLLTGARWRLAAADVAALWRRAGELSSPEKPDTPELVAERVEQAGLIDAIDEPGAADRYSEEGYRRIRRIGWELAALRRRLDQSLPELVADVERTMLLDVESLARPGSAGRAHLDAFAEVVTDYAEAAPTATLLSFVDYLNTAAHAEDGLTPGEVEVVPDRVQVLTVHSSKGLEWEVVAVPHLVHEVFPGRRRSSSWLRTATSLPAALRGDAEDLPDLRIAEGYDRKEVQEGLELHEAGFVEREQSEERRLCYVALTRSEHALIVSGHWWNESSSRAKGPSEFLTEIAGVLRETGVGQLADWAPEPASDDENPLVSDSRKARWPVDPLADRRTGVQTGVELVSEAMSTSDTADEEESEEDDDPDGWLTDTDVLLEEWARKDDHVKRVPLPSRLTVSQLVTLADDSARLASDLRRPLPAEPNSFARRGTEFHGWLERRFGGDQLIEIDDLPGAADFDEAPDADFEELREAFEESEWAERVPEAVEISFSADVEGITLRGRMDAVFRHADGYWEVVDWKTGSVPPESRLPALAVQLAAYRMAWAALKNVPVEQVRAAFHYVRANRTIRPADLLDAEGLRRLLRDIPEA, translated from the coding sequence GTGAGTCCGCTCGTCGTCGCCAATCCCGTCGAGCCCGCCGAACTCGCCGACGCGCTCGGGCTGCACCGGCCCACGCCCGAGCAGGCCACCGTCATCGCCGCACCGGTCGAACCGTCTCTCGTGGTCGCCGGGGCCGGGGCCGGGAAGACCGAAACCATGGCCGCGCGGGTGGTCTGGCTCGTCGCCAACGGGATCGTCAGCCCCGACCGCGTGCTCGGCCTGACCTTCACCCGCAAGGCCGCCCGCCAGCTCGGCGAACGCGTCCGCGCGCGGCTGCGGCGCCTCGCCGGGTCCGGGCTGCTCGACCGGCTGGACCCAACCGGCGGGCTGCGGTCCACTGTGGTCGCCGGGGAACCGACCGTCCTGACCTACCACGCCTACGCCGGGCGCATGCTCTCCGAACACGGGCTCCGGCTGCCGGTGCAACCCGGCGTCCGGCTGCTGTCCGAGACGTCGTCGTGGCAGATCGCGCACCGGGTCGTGTCTACTTGGGACAACGAGCTCGACACCGACCGCGTCCCGCCGACCGTCACCGCGGACCTGCTCGCCCTCGCCGGCGAACTCGGCGAGCACCTCATCTCCACCGAGCAGCTCGCCGAGTACACCCAATGGCTGTGCCGGGTCATCGAAACCGCGCCGCGGGCCAAGGGGCAGCGGGCCGCACTGCCGCAGAAGCTCACGGAAATCATGGCCGCGCAGCACTTCCGGCTCGCGCTGCTGCCGCTGGTCGAGGAGTACCACCGGCGCAAGCGCAACGAAGGCGCGCTCGACTTCGCCGACCAGATGTCCCTCGCGGCGCAGCTCGCGAGCGGCTACCCGTCGGTCGTGCGCGGGGAACGCGAACGCTACGGCGCCGTCCTGCTCGACGAGTACCAGGACACCGGCCACGCCCAGCGCGTCCTGCTGCGCGCGCTGTTCGGCGGTGTCGAGAACCCGCCGATGCCGGTGACCGCCGTCGGCGACCCGGCGCAGGCCATCTACGGCTGGCGCGGTGCCAGTGCCGCCAACCTGCCCCGGTTCACCACGGACTTCCCGCGCTTCGACGGCGAACGCCTCGTCCCCGCGCACGAATTCGGGCTGCTCACCAGTTTCCGCAACCCGCCGGAGATCCTCGACCTCGCGAACGCGATCGCCGAACCGCTGCGCGCCCGCGGCCTCGGCGTCGAACGGCTGCGGGCGCGCGACGGCGCTGGGGCGGCGGACATCGCGTGCGCGCTGCTGCCGGACATCCGCGCCGAACGCGAGTGGGTCGCCGACGCGCTGGCCCGGCGCTGGTACGCCCACCAGGAACAGACGGGCAAGCCGCCGACCGCCGCGGTCCTCGTGCGGCGCCGCGCCGACATGGCCCCGATCGCGGCCGAACTGCGGGCGCGCGGATTGCCGGTCGAGGTCGTCGGGCTCGGCGGCCTGCTCGACGAACCCGAGGTCGCCGACCTCGTTTCGACGTTGAAGGTGCTCGCCGACCCGCTGTCGGGCAGCGCGGCGGCGCGGCTGCTGACCGGCGCGCGCTGGCGCCTCGCGGCCGCCGACGTCGCCGCGCTGTGGCGGCGCGCGGGCGAGCTCTCCAGCCCGGAGAAGCCGGACACCCCGGAGCTGGTCGCCGAGCGCGTCGAGCAGGCCGGGCTGATCGACGCCATCGACGAACCCGGGGCGGCGGACCGGTATTCCGAGGAGGGCTACCGGCGCATCCGGCGGATCGGCTGGGAGCTGGCCGCGCTGCGGCGGCGGCTCGACCAGTCGCTGCCGGAGCTCGTCGCCGACGTCGAGCGCACGATGCTCCTGGACGTGGAGTCGTTGGCGCGCCCCGGATCCGCGGGCCGCGCGCACCTGGACGCGTTCGCCGAAGTCGTCACCGACTACGCCGAGGCGGCGCCGACGGCGACCCTGCTGTCCTTTGTGGACTACCTGAACACCGCCGCGCACGCCGAGGACGGGCTCACCCCCGGTGAGGTCGAGGTCGTCCCGGACCGCGTGCAGGTGCTCACCGTGCACTCCTCGAAAGGGCTGGAGTGGGAGGTCGTCGCCGTCCCGCACCTGGTGCACGAGGTGTTCCCGGGCCGGCGGCGGTCGTCGTCGTGGCTGCGGACCGCGACGTCACTGCCGGCCGCGCTGCGCGGGGACGCCGAAGACCTGCCGGACCTGCGCATCGCCGAGGGCTACGACCGCAAGGAAGTCCAAGAAGGACTGGAACTGCACGAGGCCGGGTTCGTCGAGCGGGAGCAGTCGGAGGAGCGGCGGCTCTGCTACGTGGCGCTGACGCGGTCCGAGCACGCGCTGATCGTTTCCGGGCACTGGTGGAACGAAAGCAGCAGTCGCGCGAAGGGGCCGTCGGAGTTCCTGACCGAGATCGCCGGCGTGCTGCGCGAAACCGGCGTCGGGCAGCTCGCCGACTGGGCGCCGGAACCGGCGTCCGACGACGAAAACCCGCTGGTGTCGGACTCGCGGAAGGCCCGGTGGCCGGTCGACCCGCTGGCGGACCGGCGCACCGGCGTGCAGACCGGGGTCGAGCTGGTGTCCGAAGCGATGTCCACTTCGGACACTGCGGACGAAGAAGAGTCCGAAGAGGACGACGACCCGGACGGCTGGCTGACCGACACCGACGTCCTGCTGGAGGAGTGGGCGCGCAAGGACGACCACGTCAAGCGGGTCCCGCTGCCTTCGCGGCTCACGGTGAGCCAGCTGGTCACGCTGGCCGACGACAGCGCCCGGCTGGCGAGCGACCTGCGCCGCCCGCTGCCGGCGGAGCCCAACAGCTTCGCCCGCCGCGGCACGGAGTTCCACGGCTGGCTGGAGCGCCGATTCGGCGGCGACCAGCTCATCGAAATCGACGACCTCCCCGGCGCGGCCGACTTCGACGAGGCCCCGGACGCGGACTTCGAGGAGCTGCGGGAGGCGTTCGAGGAGAGCGAGTGGGCCGAACGAGTCCCCGAAGCGGTGGAGATCTCGTTCTCGGCCGACGTCGAGGGCATCACCCTGCGCGGCCGGATGGACGCGGTGTTCCGGCACGCCGACGGGTACTGGGAAGTCGTGGACTGGAAGACGGGCTCGGTCCCGCCCGAATCGCGGCTCCCGGCACTGGCGGTCCAGCTGGCGGCGTACCGGATGGCGTGGGCGGCGCTGAAGAACGTGCCGGTGGAGCAGGTCCGCGCGGCGTTCCACTACGTCCGGGCGAACCGCACGATCCGCCCGGCGGACCTCCTGGATGCCGAAGGCCTCCGGCGGCTGCTGCGGGACATCCCGGAGGCGTGA